A DNA window from Haliovirga abyssi contains the following coding sequences:
- the cas4 gene encoding CRISPR-associated protein Cas4, protein MQQENIKITGVMFYYYFVCKRKLWYFSKNISMENNSENVSIGKSIDENSYKKEKKHIMIDNTINIDFIEGYKVIHEIKKSKAIEEAGHWQIRYYQYYLKKNGVDNMDGIIDYPLLRKREKIVLTEKDEEKIENILIEIKDIIKRKEIPKKIDSKICKKCAYYELCYI, encoded by the coding sequence ATGCAACAAGAAAACATAAAAATAACAGGTGTAATGTTTTACTATTATTTTGTATGCAAAAGGAAACTTTGGTATTTTTCAAAAAATATATCTATGGAAAATAATAGTGAAAATGTATCCATTGGAAAATCAATAGATGAAAACAGCTATAAAAAAGAGAAAAAACATATAATGATAGACAACACAATAAATATTGATTTTATTGAGGGATATAAAGTAATTCACGAGATAAAAAAATCTAAAGCTATAGAAGAAGCAGGGCATTGGCAAATAAGATATTATCAATATTATTTAAAGAAAAATGGAGTGGATAATATGGATGGAATAATTGATTATCCATTATTAAGAAAGAGAGAAAAAATAGTTTTAACTGAAAAAGATGAAGAAAAAATTGAAAACATTCTGATTGAAATAAAAGATATAATAAAAAGAAAAGAGATACCTAAAAAAATAGATAGTAAAATTTGTAAAAAATGTGCATATTACGAATTGTGTTATATTTAA
- the cas3 gene encoding CRISPR-associated helicase Cas3': MNNYLAKSNPRETIQEHTDNLLRNFEIIKSVYSDLDINWNALKISCIYHDLGKINRKFQDKIEKIKKHKDEIAHNLLSLAFINAKELKEEYNFTNNEIKIISQAVARHHERGDYNAENYNEEVELLKKEAVNFKYDKLEIKKIKKISAKYFANERTYGDSDYFLEYVKIKGLLNRLDYAASGGIDVEVKNDFLNDSLDKFKKENNFNWNDLQNFMKNNLDKNIIAVAQTGMGKTEAGLLWIGNNKGFFTLPLKTAINEIYKRVVNEIVKNKERIGLLHSDTYSKYLENKNNGDNIEEYYNKTKQLSLPLTICTLDQIFDFVFRYRDFESKLATLSYSKVVIDEIQMYSPDLLAYLILGLYYIDKIGGKFAILTATLPQIIIDLMKKEGINFITGEKPYINSLIRHSIKVRNSEIDSREIIEKYNKNKVLVICNTVRKAQEIFEELSNNKELIDKKVKINLLHSKFIKRDRKNKEKNIMRMGDKNSNEIGIWVATQVVEASLDIDFDLLFTELSDINGLFQRFGRCYRKRAFDKNGYNCYVFDGGENKCSGVNYVIDKDIFEFSKEALKNLDGKITEQDKLDIIGEIYTTEKLKNTEYYKKVLANIDYIKTIPEYELSKKEVRKRFRDIENITIIPKTIYEERKDAIDELILDINRAIYNNENRKEFTENRIKKIYELKDYTVDIRRNEIYGIQLNEKLKIGKYMEIPILDCKYSEKEGVTIEKKVDRNIDFDSRSF, from the coding sequence ATGAATAATTATCTTGCAAAATCCAATCCAAGAGAAACAATACAAGAACATACAGATAATTTACTTAGAAATTTTGAAATTATAAAAAGCGTTTATTCTGATTTAGATATAAATTGGAATGCCTTAAAAATTTCTTGTATTTATCATGATCTAGGGAAAATAAATAGAAAATTTCAAGATAAAATTGAAAAAATAAAGAAACATAAAGATGAAATAGCACATAATTTATTAAGCTTGGCTTTTATAAATGCAAAAGAATTAAAAGAGGAATATAATTTTACAAATAATGAGATTAAAATTATATCTCAAGCAGTGGCAAGGCATCATGAAAGAGGAGATTATAATGCAGAAAATTATAATGAAGAAGTAGAATTACTAAAAAAAGAAGCGGTTAATTTTAAATATGATAAATTAGAAATAAAAAAAATAAAAAAAATTAGTGCAAAATATTTTGCAAATGAAAGAACATATGGAGATTCTGATTATTTTCTTGAATATGTAAAAATAAAAGGGCTATTAAATCGTCTTGATTATGCAGCAAGTGGTGGTATTGACGTTGAAGTGAAAAATGATTTTTTAAATGATAGTTTAGATAAATTCAAAAAAGAAAACAATTTTAATTGGAATGATTTACAAAATTTTATGAAAAATAATTTAGATAAAAATATAATAGCAGTAGCCCAAACAGGGATGGGAAAGACAGAAGCAGGATTATTATGGATTGGTAATAATAAAGGCTTTTTTACATTACCTTTAAAAACGGCTATAAATGAGATTTATAAAAGAGTAGTCAACGAAATTGTTAAAAATAAAGAGAGAATAGGGCTACTTCATTCTGATACATATAGTAAATATCTTGAAAATAAAAATAATGGTGATAATATAGAAGAATATTATAATAAAACAAAACAATTATCGCTACCTTTAACAATATGTACACTTGATCAAATATTTGATTTTGTATTTAGATATAGAGATTTTGAATCCAAACTTGCTACTTTATCATACTCTAAAGTGGTTATTGATGAAATTCAAATGTATTCACCAGATTTATTAGCTTATCTTATATTAGGATTATACTATATTGATAAAATAGGTGGAAAATTTGCAATATTAACAGCAACACTTCCACAAATAATTATTGATTTAATGAAGAAAGAAGGAATAAATTTTATTACTGGAGAAAAGCCCTATATTAATTCTTTGATAAGGCATAGTATTAAAGTTAGAAATAGTGAAATTGATAGCAGAGAAATAATAGAAAAGTATAATAAAAATAAAGTTTTGGTAATTTGTAATACAGTTAGAAAAGCTCAAGAAATATTTGAAGAATTATCTAATAATAAAGAATTAATTGACAAGAAAGTAAAAATTAATTTATTACATTCAAAATTTATAAAAAGAGATAGAAAGAATAAAGAAAAAAATATTATGCGTATGGGAGATAAAAATTCAAATGAAATTGGAATATGGGTTGCAACTCAAGTAGTAGAAGCATCTCTTGATATTGATTTCGATTTGTTATTTACAGAACTTTCTGATATTAATGGATTATTTCAAAGATTTGGAAGATGCTATAGAAAAAGAGCTTTTGATAAAAATGGTTATAATTGTTATGTATTTGATGGTGGTGAGAATAAATGTAGTGGAGTAAATTATGTTATTGATAAAGATATCTTTGAATTTTCAAAAGAAGCTTTGAAAAATTTAGATGGGAAAATAACAGAGCAGGATAAATTAGATATTATTGGAGAAATATATACAACTGAAAAGTTGAAAAATACGGAATATTATAAAAAAGTTTTAGCCAATATAGATTATATAAAAACTATACCTGAATATGAATTATCAAAAAAAGAAGTTAGAAAGAGATTTAGAGATATAGAAAATATTACTATTATTCCAAAAACTATTTACGAAGAAAGAAAAGATGCGATTGATGAATTAATTTTAGATATAAACCGAGCAATCTATAATAATGAAAATAGGAAAGAATTTACAGAAAATAGGATAAAAAAAATATATGAGCTGAAAGATTATACAGTTGATATAAGAAGAAATGAAATATATGGAATACAATTAAATGAAAAATTGAAAATAGGAAAATATATGGAAATTCCAATTTTAGATTGTAAATATTCAGAAAAAGAGGGAGTAACAATTGAGAAAAAAGTTGATAGAAATATTGATTTTGATTCAAGGAGTTTTTAA
- the cas5b gene encoding type I-B CRISPR-associated protein Cas5b, translated as MKKAIRIKLEQELVNYKVPTSFQLKETYPLPPYSTVIGMVHSICGYEEYKEMQVSIQGKYHSKVNDLFTRYEFKPEMKFESGRHQLNANGFGIGRGIATTELLTEVELLIHIIPEDQNLIEEIEKCIKNPLEFISLGRREDLVIIKEVNSVEIREEEFEKDLELSNDYLAYIPLEMIESEKIILGSETSSYGIENRGTMYNLNKNYELKNFGTKKQPKYFRKWNKKKVIYSSRIIGSEGEKILVDEDRNIVFAI; from the coding sequence ATGAAAAAAGCAATTAGAATTAAATTAGAACAAGAACTTGTTAATTATAAAGTTCCTACAAGTTTTCAGCTAAAAGAAACATATCCATTGCCACCATATTCAACAGTAATTGGGATGGTACATTCAATTTGTGGGTATGAAGAATATAAAGAAATGCAGGTAAGTATTCAAGGCAAATATCACTCTAAAGTTAATGATTTGTTTACAAGATATGAATTTAAACCTGAAATGAAATTTGAATCTGGTAGACATCAGCTAAATGCTAATGGGTTTGGGATTGGTAGGGGTATTGCTACTACAGAGCTATTAACAGAGGTAGAATTGCTTATACATATAATTCCAGAAGATCAAAATTTAATAGAAGAAATAGAAAAATGTATAAAAAATCCATTAGAATTTATATCTCTCGGAAGAAGAGAAGATTTAGTTATAATAAAAGAAGTTAATTCAGTAGAGATAAGAGAAGAAGAATTTGAAAAGGATTTAGAATTATCTAATGATTATTTAGCTTATATTCCTTTAGAGATGATAGAAAGTGAAAAAATAATTTTAGGTTCAGAAACTAGTTCGTATGGAATAGAAAATAGAGGGACAATGTATAATTTGAATAAAAATTATGAACTTAAAAATTTTGGGACTAAGAAACAACCAAAATATTTTAGAAAATGGAATAAAAAGAAAGTAATTTATTCTTCAAGAATAATAGGAAGTGAAGGTGAAAAAATATTAGTTGATGAAGATAGAAATATTGTATTTGCAATTTAA
- the cas7i gene encoding type I-B CRISPR-associated protein Cas7/Cst2/DevR yields MKTKGLILSMIFEAESANYGEGIGNVASLKKMSRGNGNQYTYISRQAIRYNIIEQLGEKLTPTRVEKEVVQFSPEATIKDYPEIDFFGYMKTKKGEGSVTRSAVARLSNAISLETFKGDLDFLTNKGLSDRTGGEMKGMNIAQSEIHRSYYRYSIAIDLDKIGIDKNDSINLENDEKARRVNKLLDTIALLYRDIRGRREDLKPLFAIGGVYDIKNPIFENVLDIKNNKLVIESIKGVLFDFIEKDTICGLIEGKFDNDIKIKEELKAESMPTLFKNLKTKVSEYYEKSN; encoded by the coding sequence ATGAAAACAAAAGGACTAATTTTATCAATGATTTTTGAGGCAGAAAGTGCAAATTATGGAGAAGGAATAGGGAATGTAGCTTCGCTAAAAAAAATGTCAAGAGGTAATGGAAATCAGTATACGTACATCTCAAGGCAAGCAATAAGATATAATATTATAGAACAATTAGGAGAAAAATTAACACCTACAAGGGTTGAAAAAGAAGTAGTTCAATTTTCACCTGAAGCAACAATAAAAGATTATCCAGAAATAGATTTTTTTGGATACATGAAAACAAAAAAAGGAGAAGGGAGTGTAACACGTTCAGCCGTAGCAAGATTATCTAATGCTATTTCTCTTGAAACTTTCAAAGGTGATTTAGATTTTCTTACAAATAAAGGGCTATCAGATAGAACAGGTGGAGAAATGAAAGGAATGAATATAGCACAATCTGAAATACATAGAAGTTATTATAGATATAGTATAGCAATTGATCTTGATAAAATAGGAATTGATAAAAATGATAGTATAAATCTTGAAAATGATGAAAAAGCAAGAAGAGTAAATAAATTATTAGATACAATAGCATTGCTTTACAGAGATATTAGAGGAAGAAGAGAAGATTTAAAACCTTTATTTGCAATAGGTGGGGTATATGATATAAAAAATCCTATATTTGAAAATGTTTTAGATATAAAAAACAATAAATTAGTAATAGAGTCGATAAAAGGAGTGTTGTTTGATTTTATAGAAAAAGATACAATTTGTGGATTAATAGAAGGTAAATTTGATAATGATATTAAAATAAAAGAAGAGTTAAAAGCTGAAAGTATGCCAACACTATTTAAAAACTTAAAAACAAAGGTAAGTGAGTATTATGAAAAAAGCAATTAG
- the cas8a1 gene encoding type I-B CRISPR-associated protein Cas8b1/Cst1, which yields MEEKIHLSLKDWLYNVGVVGFINILKYAGHEEEIEFNGQEVIIDSKVLENFEEKYFNYFINTYEKKLAWSKVVSYRNKIEYFEKENYSNFDKKAFENFNKYIENLKKYLKSNSHKAAYELISSDFPILEKEKNIQKIKLKKNESIEDRLEDVKRIIEKIKEVIDFYSLDEVKKYIAAKNVIYTIIKNAWNGISFLNPQTKEKNIYSDYKNYFPLSTFKYLNESKEKYKYDCFTCDNKIKKMDNDLGFLNATGFDTSRKTSHVWNFVNDIAICPVCKLIYSCVPAGFTYVYDKGIYVNANRSIAEAIKINNRVRMTILNDEEMNSNTTYRAMITAMSESINNSSKYELSDIQVVRYENEKYRFNILSKKILNLINNSKHELDILIKAGYKEIDKYFRVYEEVMRNILNNENMFLLIHKMLILKLTKSNNALFNGRHLLAVININFEYLKGVGEMKKIEKDALKSYNGAGYYLKQAYKDKNSENKLNGISYRLLNALKTNNNGMFMDTILNCYLYTGKKVPKFFIDCLQDIETFKTIGYAFVSGLIDDKNNNLDGGDR from the coding sequence ATGGAAGAGAAGATACATTTATCGTTAAAGGATTGGCTTTATAATGTAGGAGTAGTAGGTTTTATAAATATCTTAAAATATGCTGGTCATGAGGAAGAAATTGAATTTAATGGACAGGAAGTAATAATTGATTCTAAAGTGTTAGAGAATTTTGAAGAAAAATATTTTAATTATTTTATTAATACTTATGAAAAAAAATTAGCTTGGTCAAAAGTAGTTTCTTATAGAAATAAAATAGAGTATTTTGAAAAAGAAAATTATAGTAACTTTGATAAAAAAGCTTTTGAAAATTTTAATAAGTATATAGAAAACTTAAAAAAATATTTAAAAAGTAATAGCCATAAAGCAGCATATGAATTAATTAGTTCTGATTTTCCAATATTAGAAAAAGAAAAAAATATACAGAAAATAAAACTTAAAAAGAATGAAAGTATTGAAGATAGGTTAGAAGATGTAAAAAGAATAATTGAAAAAATAAAAGAAGTAATAGATTTTTATTCATTAGATGAAGTAAAAAAATATATAGCAGCTAAAAACGTTATTTATACTATAATTAAAAATGCTTGGAATGGTATATCTTTTTTAAATCCGCAAACTAAAGAAAAAAATATTTATAGTGATTATAAAAATTATTTTCCTTTATCAACTTTTAAATACTTAAATGAGTCTAAAGAAAAATATAAGTATGACTGTTTTACTTGTGATAATAAAATAAAAAAAATGGATAATGATTTAGGATTTTTAAATGCAACTGGGTTTGATACTAGCAGAAAAACATCTCATGTTTGGAATTTTGTGAATGATATTGCTATTTGTCCTGTTTGTAAGCTCATTTATTCTTGTGTTCCTGCAGGTTTTACTTATGTATATGATAAAGGAATATATGTAAATGCAAATCGAAGTATTGCAGAAGCAATAAAAATAAATAATAGAGTAAGGATGACAATATTAAATGATGAAGAGATGAATTCTAATACAACATATAGAGCAATGATAACTGCAATGAGTGAAAGTATAAATAATAGTTCTAAATATGAATTGTCAGATATTCAAGTTGTTAGATATGAAAATGAAAAATATAGATTTAATATTTTATCTAAAAAGATATTAAATCTTATTAATAATTCTAAGCATGAATTAGATATTTTAATAAAAGCAGGATATAAAGAGATTGATAAATATTTTAGAGTTTATGAAGAAGTAATGAGAAATATTTTAAATAATGAAAATATGTTTTTACTTATACACAAGATGTTGATTTTAAAGTTAACAAAATCAAATAATGCTTTGTTTAATGGAAGGCATTTATTAGCAGTAATAAATATAAACTTTGAATATTTGAAAGGGGTTGGAGAGATGAAGAAGATAGAAAAAGATGCTTTAAAATCTTATAATGGAGCAGGGTATTATTTGAAACAAGCATATAAAGACAAAAATTCTGAAAACAAACTTAATGGAATTTCCTATAGATTATTAAATGCACTAAAGACTAATAATAATGGGATGTTTATGGATACTATTTTAAATTGTTATCTTTATACAGGAAAGAAGGTTCCAAAGTTTTTTATTGATTGTTTGCAAGATATAGAAACATTTAAAACAATAGGGTATGCTTTTGTAAGTGGTTTAATTGATGATAAAAATAATAATTTAGATGGGGGCGATAGATAA
- the cas6 gene encoding CRISPR-associated endoribonuclease Cas6: protein MRFNLKFELKKKEIPLDYRRAFISFLKSSFEDYSEKFYEKNYIGKMGRDPIVKPFTFSVYMKNPKFLSDKIEIEGNEIYLNYSTFSQEYGLYFYNSILGKLHKVYNFKNSFEFTLINVKMAKEKVIKSNEAIFKTLSPVVIRYHDNKNRDNSKDNHLVYNDENFLDQMKINIYESGKSFFDFDIKKDVENLKIEIGKMKSVPISHFEERIHRRITGNIGIVKISGDGYLLDYLYKAGIGSRRSQGFGMVDMV from the coding sequence ATGAGATTTAATTTGAAATTTGAATTGAAAAAGAAAGAAATTCCTTTGGATTATAGGAGGGCATTTATTTCTTTTCTGAAGTCATCATTTGAAGATTATAGCGAAAAATTTTATGAAAAAAATTACATTGGGAAGATGGGACGAGATCCAATAGTTAAACCATTTACATTTTCAGTATATATGAAAAATCCCAAATTTTTATCTGATAAGATAGAGATTGAGGGGAATGAGATATATTTGAATTATTCTACATTTTCGCAAGAATATGGATTGTATTTTTATAATTCTATACTTGGGAAATTACACAAAGTTTATAATTTTAAAAATAGTTTTGAATTTACATTAATAAATGTAAAAATGGCAAAAGAAAAAGTAATAAAAAGCAATGAAGCTATATTTAAAACGTTATCACCAGTAGTTATAAGGTATCATGATAATAAAAATAGAGATAATAGTAAGGATAACCATTTGGTTTATAATGATGAAAATTTTTTAGATCAAATGAAAATAAATATTTATGAGAGTGGAAAGAGTTTCTTTGATTTTGATATAAAAAAAGATGTTGAAAATTTAAAAATAGAGATTGGGAAAATGAAATCTGTACCAATTTCTCATTTTGAAGAAAGGATTCATAGAAGAATTACTGGTAATATTGGAATAGTAAAAATTAGTGGAGATGGATATTTGTTGGATTATTTATATAAAGCAGGAATTGGAAGCAGGAGATCGCAAGGGTTTGGAATGGTAGATATGGTGTGA
- a CDS encoding LytR/AlgR family response regulator transcription factor, which translates to MKFAIIDDSGDILLLLKEILKKHFNDSIIKTYDSGEDFFDNPNHKDFDIIITDMNLPGISGIDIAKLSKSKSNTPVILITANGSSELVRQLFIEKIVDDYLDKPILESNLIERINNVIKANNKYESFIWVKISRDKSIQVDIDNIDYISTSERAKFLTVSTSTNEKYETRALLKEIAAKLPENFIKLTKGLIINKNNIKFISSEELIISFNSNSKVKISRNKLFELKQKL; encoded by the coding sequence TTGAAATTTGCAATAATTGATGATTCAGGGGATATTTTACTCTTATTAAAAGAGATTCTTAAAAAACATTTTAATGATTCCATTATAAAAACTTATGATTCAGGAGAAGATTTCTTTGATAATCCAAATCACAAAGATTTTGATATTATTATTACTGATATGAATTTACCTGGTATTTCAGGAATAGATATTGCAAAACTATCAAAATCAAAATCAAATACGCCTGTAATTCTTATTACAGCAAATGGGTCTAGTGAATTAGTAAGACAGCTTTTTATTGAAAAAATAGTTGATGACTACCTTGATAAACCTATTTTGGAATCTAATCTAATAGAAAGAATTAACAATGTAATAAAAGCAAATAATAAATATGAATCATTTATTTGGGTGAAAATTTCTAGAGATAAGAGTATTCAAGTAGATATAGATAACATTGACTATATTTCTACTTCCGAAAGAGCTAAATTTTTAACTGTTTCAACTTCTACAAATGAAAAATATGAAACAAGAGCCCTTTTAAAAGAGATTGCTGCTAAATTACCAGAAAATTTTATTAAACTAACTAAAGGATTAATTATTAATAAAAATAATATTAAGTTTATATCTTCAGAAGAGTTGATTATTAGTTTTAACTCTAATAGTAAAGTTAAAATTAGTAGGAATAAACTTTTTGAATTAAAACAAAAATTATGA
- the gatB gene encoding Asp-tRNA(Asn)/Glu-tRNA(Gln) amidotransferase subunit GatB has translation MAVEYEAVIGLEVHIQLKTNTKIFCSCSTDYDGDEANTHVCPICLGHPGVLPKLNEKVLRYAIKAGLTLDCKINQDTKFDRKNYYYPDLPKGYQISQFDKPFAEFGHIDINVNKKEKRIGVTRIHMEEDAGKLVHSDFADESYVNLNRASIPLIEIVSEPDMRTSQEAYEYLTKLRTLIKYSEVSDVSMELGSLRCDSNVSVRPKGQKEFGTRTETKNLNSFKAVARSIDYEIERQIEVIENGGTITQETRLWDDNLGITKSMRSKEEANDYRYFPEPDLVSIEISDELIEEIKNEMPEFPEEKAARFVKEYKIPEYDADVLCTEKELADYFEIAVKNSGNAKTTSNWIMTEVLRVLKDKGISIEEFSISPENLGGIIKLIGEKTISGKIAKDLFEIMLEDGRTPEVIVKEKGMIQITDTGAIEEIVQKVLDNNQQSIDDFKNGKKKAMGYLVGQVMKESKGKASPQIVNKLLNEKLRNV, from the coding sequence ATGGCTGTAGAGTATGAGGCAGTAATAGGGCTAGAGGTTCATATACAATTGAAAACGAATACTAAAATATTTTGTAGTTGTAGTACAGATTATGATGGGGATGAAGCAAATACTCATGTATGTCCAATATGTCTTGGGCATCCAGGAGTTTTACCAAAATTAAATGAAAAGGTATTGAGATATGCAATAAAAGCAGGATTAACATTAGATTGTAAAATTAATCAAGATACAAAATTTGATAGAAAAAACTATTATTATCCAGATTTACCAAAAGGATATCAAATATCTCAATTTGATAAACCATTTGCAGAATTTGGGCATATAGATATTAATGTAAATAAAAAAGAAAAAAGAATAGGAGTTACAAGAATTCATATGGAAGAAGATGCAGGAAAACTTGTACATAGTGATTTTGCTGATGAAAGTTATGTGAATTTAAATAGAGCTTCGATACCATTAATAGAAATAGTATCAGAGCCTGATATGAGAACTTCTCAAGAAGCATATGAATATTTAACTAAATTAAGAACATTAATAAAATATTCTGAAGTAAGTGATGTTAGTATGGAATTAGGATCTCTTAGATGTGATTCTAACGTATCAGTAAGACCAAAAGGTCAAAAAGAATTTGGAACAAGAACAGAAACTAAAAATTTGAACTCTTTTAAAGCAGTAGCAAGATCAATAGATTATGAAATAGAAAGACAAATAGAAGTGATAGAAAATGGTGGGACAATTACACAAGAGACTAGATTATGGGATGATAATTTAGGTATAACAAAATCAATGAGATCAAAAGAGGAAGCTAATGATTATAGATATTTTCCTGAACCTGATTTGGTTTCAATAGAAATATCTGATGAATTAATAGAAGAGATAAAAAATGAAATGCCAGAATTCCCAGAAGAAAAAGCAGCTAGATTTGTAAAAGAATATAAAATACCAGAATATGATGCAGATGTATTATGTACTGAAAAAGAGTTAGCTGATTATTTTGAAATAGCTGTAAAAAATTCAGGAAATGCAAAAACTACAAGTAACTGGATAATGACAGAAGTATTAAGAGTTTTAAAAGATAAAGGGATTTCAATAGAAGAGTTTAGTATATCGCCTGAAAATTTAGGTGGAATAATAAAATTAATTGGTGAAAAAACTATTAGTGGAAAAATTGCAAAAGATCTGTTTGAAATTATGTTAGAGGATGGCAGAACTCCAGAAGTAATTGTAAAAGAAAAAGGTATGATACAAATTACAGATACAGGAGCTATTGAAGAAATAGTGCAAAAAGTTTTAGATAATAATCAACAATCAATAGATGATTTTAAAAATGGAAAGAAAAAAGCAATGGGATATCTTGTAGGGCAAGTTATGAAAGAATCAAAAGGAAAAGCAAGTCCTCAAATTGTAAATAAACTATTAAATGAAAAATTAAGGAACGTTTAA
- a CDS encoding ECF transporter S component, with protein sequence MEISVKKIKEKSVSFLLAFGITLIIPWVVHYIGLGLNLKDPSFLGKTFLPMHIGVFLAAMIYGPFEGVLVGALAPIVSFMVTGMPIAAPFPMAQIMTIELTAYGFITGAIYNKTKNEYISLISGMLLGRVVVFIALSMNFIMIKNPKFLPTSFIVGGIMAGLVGIVIQLAIIPMIVKKLKK encoded by the coding sequence ATGGAAATTAGTGTAAAAAAAATAAAGGAAAAATCAGTTTCATTTTTACTTGCTTTTGGAATTACATTGATTATACCTTGGGTAGTACATTATATTGGATTAGGATTAAATTTGAAAGATCCATCATTTTTAGGGAAAACATTTTTACCTATGCATATAGGAGTTTTTTTAGCAGCAATGATATATGGTCCATTTGAAGGTGTGTTAGTTGGAGCATTAGCACCTATTGTTAGCTTTATGGTAACAGGTATGCCAATTGCAGCACCATTTCCTATGGCACAAATAATGACAATAGAATTAACAGCATATGGATTTATAACAGGAGCTATTTATAATAAAACTAAAAATGAATATATTTCATTAATTAGCGGAATGTTATTAGGAAGGGTTGTAGTGTTTATTGCACTTAGTATGAATTTTATAATGATAAAAAATCCTAAATTTTTACCAACTTCATTTATAGTTGGAGGAATTATGGCAGGATTAGTGGGAATAGTAATTCAACTTGCTATTATACCAATGATAGTAAAAAAATTAAAAAAATAG